From a single Phaseolus vulgaris cultivar G19833 unplaced genomic scaffold, P. vulgaris v2.0 scaffold_59, whole genome shotgun sequence genomic region:
- the LOC137817429 gene encoding large ribosomal subunit protein uL18-like, with the protein MVFVKAQKSRAYFKRYQVKFKRRREGKTDYRARIRLINQDKNKYNTPKYRFVVRFTNKDIIAQITSASIAGDIVLAAAYANELPRYGLEVGLTNYAAAYCTGLLLARRVLKKLEMDEEYEGNVEATGEDYSVEPADTRRPFRALLDVGLIKTTTGNRVFGALKGALDGGLDIPHSDKRFAGFDKDKKELDVDIHRKYVFGGHVASYMKTLIEDEPEKYQTHFSEYIKRGIEADCLEDLYKKVHAAIRADPTFKKSEKETPKEHKRYNLKKLTYEERKAKLVARLQALNSAAGDDDEDEDDE; encoded by the exons ATG GTTTTTGTTAAGGCTCAGAAATCAAGGGCCTACTTCAAGAGATATCAAGTGAAGTTCAAGAGAAGAAGAG AGGGGAAAACCGATTACCGAGCCAGGATTCGGTTGATTAACCAGGATAAGAACAAGTACAACACCCCAAAATATCGCTTTGTGGTTCGATTT ACCAACAAGGACATCATCGCCCAAATAACATCTGCTAGCATTGCTGGCGATATTGTCCTTGCTGCAGCATATGCAAATGAGCTGCCACGCTATGGTCTCGAAGTAGGCCTTACAAACTATGCTGCAG CTTATTGCACTGGGCTTTTGTTGGCACGACGTGTGCTTAAAAAGCTTGAAATGGACGAGGAGTATGAAGGAAATGTCGAG GCCACTGGAGAGGATTATTCAGTTGAACCTGCTGATACCAGGAGGCCATTCCGTGCTCTCCTTGATGTTGGTCTTATCAAGACTACAACAGGAAACCGTGTCTTTGGTGCTCTTAAG GGCGCTTTGGATGGGGGTTTGGATATTCCTCACAGTGACAAAAGGTTTGCTGGATTTGATAAGGATAAGAAGGAGCTTGATGTTGATATTCACCGCAAATATGTTTTTGGTGGACATGTTGCTTCTTATATGAAG ACGTTGATCGAAGATGAGCCAGAAAAATACCAGACACACTTCAGCGAATATATCAAGCGCGGGATAGAGGCTGATTGTCTGGAGGATCTCTACAAGAAGGTTCATGCTGCCATCCGAGCAGATCCTACTTTCAAGAAATCTGAGAAAGAGACACCAAAGGAGCACAAGAG GTACAACCTGAAGAAGCTTACCTATGAAGAGAGGAAGGCCAAGTTGGTTGCTCGCTTGCAGGCTCTCAACTCCGCTGCTGGTGACGacgatgaagatgaagatgatgagtGA
- the LOC137817420 gene encoding uncharacterized protein, whose translation MGFFDSSFDIEDNHSILKQKYQGLTQVKSVHLQALRKEFEILHMNVGESMNKYFTQTLTIVNKMKINCENKGYVVVVEKILRSLTPKFDYVVCSIKECKDTNTLTVDELPINLLVHEQCMSSHVEEEYALKITSGEQSGRKGQGCGSLRGRGRG comes from the coding sequence ATGGGATTCTTTGACTCAAGTTTTGATATTGAAGATAATCATTCGATATTGAAGCAAAAATATCAAGGTTTGACTCAAGTAAAGAGTGTGCACTTGCAAGCTCTTCGGAAGGAGTTTGAAATTCTTCACATGAATGTAGGAGAATCTATGAATAAGTATTTTACGCAGACCCTTACCATAGTCAACAAGATGAAAATAAATTGTGAGAACAAGGGATATGTTGTTGTAGTTGAAAAGATTTTGAGATCCTTGACTCCCAAGTTTGATTATGTTGTGTGTTCCATTAAGGAGTGTAAAGATACAAATACCTTAACTGTTGATGAGTTGCCAATCAACTTACTTGTGCATGAACAATGCATGAGCTCTCATGTTGAAGAAGAATACGCCTTGAAAATTACTTCTGGAGAACAATCTGGAAGAAAGGGTCAAGGTTGTGGCAGTCTTAGAGGAAGAGGACGAGGATGA
- the LOC137817430 gene encoding cytochrome B5-like protein has protein sequence MVLLTALALLLGLFLAVLLFNPRHRKSGHKGKAQASLNNDKASKSYSKTEVSLHNKRTDCWIIIKKKVYDVTSYVEEHPGGDAILAHAGDDSTEGFFGPQHATRVFDMIEDFYIGDLEQ, from the exons ATGGTATTGCTGACTGCACTTGCATTGCTTCTGGGCCTCTTCCTCGCTGTTCTTCTTTTCAACCCACGACACCGCAAATCTG GGCATAAGGGAAAAGCTCAAGCCAGCTTAAACAATGATAAG GCATCAAAATCCTACAGTAAAACGGAAGTTTCATTGCATAACAAGAGAACAGATTGTTGGATAATCATCAAGAAAAAG GTATATGATGTTACCTCTTATGTGGAAGAACATCCAGGTGGTGATGCCATTCTAGCACATGCTGGAGATGATTCAACTGAAGGATTTTTTGG ACCACAACATGCAACTCGAGTCTTTGACATGATTGAAGACTTCTACATTGGAGATTTGGAGCAATAG